A window from Callithrix jacchus isolate 240 chromosome 17, calJac240_pri, whole genome shotgun sequence encodes these proteins:
- the LOC103788804 gene encoding poly(rC)-binding protein 1-like, with product MHRKQVGSIIGKKGESVKRIREESGARINILEGNCPERIITLTGPTNAIFKVFAMIIDKLEEDINSSMTNSTAASRPPVTLRLVVPATQCGSLIGKGGCKIKEIRESTGAQVQVAGDMLPNSTERAITIAGVLQQSVTECVKQICLVMLETLSQSPQGRVRTIPYQPMPASSPVICAGGQDRCSDAAGYPNATHDLEGPPLDAYSIQGQHTISLLNLAKLNQVARQQSHFAMMHGGTGLAGIDSSSPEVKGYWASLDASTQTTHELTIPNNLIGCIIGRQGANINEIRNMSGAQIKIANPVEGSSGRQVTIPGSAATISLA from the coding sequence ATGCACCGAAAGCAAGTAGGAAGCATCATTGGGAAGAAAGGGGAGTCGGTTAAGAGGATCCGGGAGGAGAGTGGCGCACGGATCAACATCTTGGAGGGGAATTGTCCGGAGAGAATCATCACTCTGACCGGCCCCACCAATGCCATCTTCAAGGTTTTCGCTATGATCATCGACAAGCTGGAGGAAGATATCAACAGCTCCATGACCAACAGCACCGCAGCCAGCAGGCCCCCGGTCACCCTAAGGCTGGTGGTGCCGGCCACCCAGTGCGGCTCCCTGATTGGGAAAGGCGGGTGTAAAATCAAAGAGATCCGCGAGAGTACCGGGGCGCAGGTCCAGGTGGCGGGGGATATGCTGCCCAACTCCACCGAGCGGGCCATCACCATCGCTGGCGTGCTGCAGCAGTCTGTTACCGAGTGTGTCAAGCAGATCTGCCTGGTCATGCTGGAGACGCTCTCCCAGTCTCCGCAAGGGAGAGTCAGGACCATTCCGTACCAGCCCATGCCAGCCAGCTCCCCAGTCATCTGCGCGGGCGGCCAAGATCGGTGCAGCGACGCTGCGGGCTATCCCAACGCCACCCATGACCTGGAGGGACCACCTCTAGATGCCTACTCAATTCAAGGACAACACACCATTTCTCTGCTCAATCTGGCCAAGCTGAACCAGGTGGCAAGACAACAGTCTCACTTTGCCATGATGCATGGCGGGACCGGATTAGCCGGAATTGACTCCAGCTCTCCAGAGGTGAAAGGCTATTGGGCAAGTTTGGATGCATCTACTCAAACCACCCATGAACTCACCATTCCAAATAACTTAATTGGCTGCATAATCGGGCGCCAAGGCGCCAACATTAATGAGATTCGCAATATGTCCGGGGCCCAGATCAAAATTGCCAACCCAGTGGAAGGCTCCTCTGGTAGGCAGGTTACTATCCCTGGCTCTGCTGCCACTATTAGTCTGGCCTAG